In Burkholderiales bacterium, a single genomic region encodes these proteins:
- a CDS encoding CoA transferase, whose product MKAAESRGPMDGIRVLDFTNMLSGPYCTRVLADLGAEVLKVEPPAGDHNRNRRPVRKGYSSFFGHLNCGKKSLVLDLKSPAGRDAAIALAAKCDVIVENWRPGVADRLGIGYKAVSATNPKVVYCSVSGFGQTGPKSQRPAYAPIVHASSGYDLAQVQYQGGGRPANTATFIADVFGGMSAFGAVQTALYDRERTGQGRFIDVALMDAMLNLLVYEVQETQAPTDEKIRVYQPLKTLDGYIVTAPTSQKNFENLAKTVGHPEWTTDPRFAKTRVREAHWGELMDLIEAWTSKRRGQECEDTLLAGGVPSTRYQTVEEAMNDPQTIERGAFSKVKDRVGEYLVPNAPFQMPGLKTHARPHVAELGEHTVAVLTGLLGYSEEQAKACSGEPVHAH is encoded by the coding sequence ATGAAAGCTGCTGAGTCGCGCGGGCCGATGGACGGCATCCGCGTCCTCGACTTCACCAACATGCTGTCGGGGCCGTACTGCACGCGGGTGCTCGCGGACCTCGGCGCCGAAGTGCTCAAGGTCGAGCCGCCGGCCGGCGATCACAACCGCAATCGCCGCCCGGTGCGCAAGGGCTACAGCAGCTTCTTCGGGCATCTGAACTGCGGCAAGAAAAGCCTGGTGCTCGACCTGAAGTCGCCGGCGGGCCGCGATGCCGCGATCGCGCTGGCGGCGAAATGCGACGTCATCGTCGAGAACTGGCGGCCCGGCGTCGCCGATCGTCTCGGCATCGGTTACAAGGCGGTCTCCGCGACCAATCCGAAGGTCGTCTATTGCTCGGTGTCGGGCTTCGGCCAGACCGGGCCGAAGTCGCAGCGTCCGGCGTATGCGCCGATCGTGCATGCGTCGAGCGGTTACGATCTCGCGCAGGTGCAATACCAGGGCGGCGGCCGTCCGGCGAACACCGCGACCTTCATCGCCGACGTCTTCGGCGGGATGTCGGCGTTCGGCGCGGTGCAGACCGCGCTCTACGACCGCGAGCGCACCGGCCAGGGCCGCTTCATCGACGTCGCGCTGATGGACGCGATGCTGAACCTGCTCGTCTACGAAGTGCAGGAAACGCAGGCGCCGACCGACGAGAAGATCCGCGTCTACCAGCCGCTGAAGACGCTCGACGGCTACATCGTCACCGCGCCGACCTCGCAGAAGAACTTCGAGAACCTCGCGAAGACCGTCGGTCATCCCGAATGGACGACCGACCCGCGCTTCGCGAAGACCCGCGTGCGCGAGGCGCACTGGGGCGAGCTCATGGACCTCATCGAGGCATGGACGAGCAAGCGTCGCGGACAGGAATGCGAAGACACCTTGCTCGCGGGCGGCGTGCCGTCGACGCGCTACCAGACGGTCGAGGAAGCGATGAACGATCCGCAGACGATAGAGCGCGGCGCTTTCTCGAAGGTGAAGGACCGCGTCGGCGAGTATCTCGTCCCGAATGCGCCGTTCCAGATGCCGGGGCTGAAGACCCACGCGCGGCCGCACGTCGCGGAGCTCGGCGAGCACACCGTCGCCGTGCTGACCGGACTGCTCGGCTATAGCGAAGAACAAGCCAAAGCGTGCTCGGGCGAGCCCGTGCACGCGCACTAG
- a CDS encoding enoyl-CoA hydratase-related protein, with product MTTDSLILFDVDDHGVATLTLNRPEKYNAFTKDMINRWADILEQCEEDPKVKVVILTGAGKAFCSGGDISAQKDRANNDSLERKDFLWRHVHKIAFVMERMDKPTIAAINGAARGAGLDMALMCDLRTMADTATLAESYINVGLIAGDGGTYYLPRIIGLPRALELFWTGRAIGAEEADRIGLVNRVAPFDQLMTVTNELARAIASQPFEAVRAYKRSVYQGMNMPLAAHLDMVSSHTSILRDTPDHRAKVQAFLDRKKK from the coding sequence ATGACCACCGATTCCCTGATTCTTTTCGACGTCGACGACCACGGCGTCGCGACCCTCACGCTCAACCGTCCGGAGAAGTACAACGCCTTCACCAAGGACATGATCAACCGCTGGGCGGACATCCTCGAGCAGTGCGAGGAGGATCCCAAGGTGAAGGTCGTCATCCTCACCGGCGCCGGCAAGGCGTTCTGCTCCGGCGGCGACATCAGCGCGCAGAAGGACCGCGCGAACAACGACAGCCTCGAGCGTAAGGATTTTCTCTGGCGCCACGTCCACAAGATCGCGTTCGTCATGGAGCGCATGGACAAGCCGACCATCGCGGCGATCAACGGCGCGGCGCGCGGCGCGGGCCTCGACATGGCGCTCATGTGCGACCTGCGCACCATGGCCGATACCGCGACGCTCGCAGAGAGCTACATCAACGTCGGCCTCATCGCCGGCGACGGCGGCACCTACTACCTGCCGCGCATCATCGGGCTGCCGCGCGCGCTCGAGCTCTTCTGGACCGGCCGCGCGATCGGCGCGGAAGAGGCCGACCGCATCGGCCTGGTGAACAGGGTGGCGCCTTTCGACCAGCTCATGACCGTGACGAACGAGCTCGCGCGCGCCATCGCGTCGCAGCCGTTCGAGGCGGTGCGGGCGTACAAGCGCTCGGTCTACCAGGGCATGAACATGCCGCTCGCGGCGCATCTGGACATGGTGTCGTCGCATACCTCGATCCTGCGCGATACGCCGGATCATCGGGCGAAGGTGCAGGCGTTCCTCGACCGCAAGAAGAAGTGA
- a CDS encoding acyl-CoA dehydrogenase: MSDAMLTDSAARLFRDLCTREVTEAAEAGTWPRELWNALTDTGLAAAAQSDTGVGTVDLCALARVLGAYAAPVPLVETWLAQRMLAAANLSAVDGALTIGPVLRRDNLKLERASGGWRLSGSLKRIPWGRDAETLVLIADADDGARTVVVKKPQGWTHDWSYAREPRDAVRFDRLPVSEEDTGKGWNRSELFFNGALFRTQSMAGAMERALELTVAYAKERVQFGRLIGKFQAVQQQISAMASQVAAGSAVAQSAAEANAERLARFEIAAAKARIGEAVAVVAGVAHQVHAAMGFTHEHTLHRSTRRLWAWRDEFGTETEWQAWVGRVAAQLGGEGLWRYVVAASKPDMGAALP, translated from the coding sequence ATGAGCGACGCGATGCTCACCGACAGCGCGGCGCGCCTCTTCCGCGATCTGTGCACCCGCGAAGTGACCGAAGCCGCAGAAGCGGGCACCTGGCCTCGCGAGCTGTGGAACGCGCTGACCGATACCGGGCTTGCAGCGGCCGCGCAGAGCGACACCGGTGTCGGGACGGTCGATCTCTGTGCATTGGCGCGCGTGCTGGGTGCTTACGCTGCACCGGTGCCGCTCGTCGAGACCTGGCTCGCGCAGCGCATGCTCGCCGCGGCGAACCTTTCGGCCGTCGACGGTGCGCTGACCATCGGCCCGGTGCTTCGCCGGGACAACCTCAAGCTCGAACGCGCGAGCGGCGGCTGGCGTCTCTCCGGATCGCTCAAGCGCATCCCCTGGGGCCGCGACGCTGAAACCCTGGTGCTGATCGCCGACGCCGACGACGGCGCGCGCACGGTCGTCGTGAAGAAGCCGCAGGGCTGGACGCATGACTGGAGCTACGCGCGCGAGCCGCGCGACGCGGTTCGATTCGATCGCCTGCCGGTCTCCGAGGAGGATACGGGCAAAGGCTGGAACCGCAGCGAGCTCTTCTTCAACGGCGCGCTGTTCCGCACGCAGTCGATGGCGGGCGCCATGGAGCGCGCGCTGGAGCTCACCGTGGCATACGCGAAAGAGCGCGTTCAGTTCGGACGCCTCATCGGCAAGTTCCAGGCGGTGCAGCAGCAGATTTCGGCCATGGCCTCGCAGGTCGCTGCCGGCAGCGCGGTCGCGCAATCGGCAGCCGAAGCGAACGCCGAGCGCCTCGCGCGCTTCGAGATCGCCGCGGCCAAAGCGCGCATCGGCGAAGCGGTGGCGGTCGTCGCCGGTGTAGCGCACCAGGTCCACGCCGCGATGGGTTTCACGCACGAGCACACGCTGCATCGAAGCACGCGCCGTCTGTGGGCATGGCGCGACGAGTTCGGCACCGAGACCGAATGGCAGGCGTGGGTCGGCCGCGTGGCCGCACAGCTCGGCGGCGAAGGGCTCTGGCGTTACGTCGTCGCGGCGAGCAAGCCCGACATGGGCGCGGCGCTGCCCTGA